The Muricauda sp. SCSIO 65647 genome includes a region encoding these proteins:
- a CDS encoding RagB/SusD family nutrient uptake outer membrane protein, with protein MKDKIKFKAILLVLLVIGLVSCTNDLDTEPIVEQSLDQILDSDPNAVDGILSRIYASYALSGIDGSGSRDIQGDDAGESPFLRGIVNLQDFSADAMKNRWGDDGLDQLTTTSAWDENNKFFRYLFNRIYFTIPQCNNLLIILGNEDFENEEVVQAEVRFLRALAYYYLIDVFGKGVLSTEENFGGTDLLPEVSRTELFNYVESELLAIESQMAETPLAYGRADRAAGQMLLAKLYLNAEVYTGTQRYADALTFITRVIEDGGHILDSDFVRLFSADNNTSSEIIFPILADAVVSQSFGNTTYLVNGSLSTETMDPNDFGALQGWTGHRSSQNWYGLFGSSAIALANSNDVRASLFWTDGHNFEMNDYRTWTDGFPSTKFRNTNADGSGSSTDFSSTDFPLFRLADAYLMYAECVLRDGGGDINTALGYVNAIRSRAGADAITTSELTLDFILDERARELNFEGHRRSDLIRYGRFTGSSYIWPWKGGVANGTSIPDHYNLYPLPISAIQANPNLTQNPGF; from the coding sequence ATGAAAGATAAAATAAAGTTTAAGGCTATTTTACTTGTTTTGCTTGTAATCGGATTGGTTTCCTGTACCAACGACTTGGATACCGAACCTATTGTAGAGCAATCTTTAGATCAGATACTGGACTCAGACCCCAATGCAGTAGACGGCATTTTGTCCAGAATTTATGCCTCGTATGCACTTTCGGGCATAGATGGTTCGGGCAGTCGTGACATTCAGGGAGATGATGCCGGTGAATCGCCCTTCTTAAGAGGAATTGTGAACCTGCAGGATTTTTCTGCTGATGCCATGAAGAACCGCTGGGGCGATGATGGTCTGGATCAATTGACCACTACCTCTGCTTGGGACGAGAACAACAAGTTTTTTCGTTACCTGTTCAATAGAATCTATTTCACCATTCCCCAGTGCAACAACCTATTGATCATTTTAGGGAATGAAGATTTCGAGAATGAAGAAGTGGTTCAGGCCGAGGTGCGCTTCCTACGGGCATTGGCCTATTATTATTTAATAGATGTGTTCGGGAAAGGGGTTTTGTCTACCGAAGAAAACTTTGGGGGCACCGATCTTTTGCCCGAGGTTTCCAGAACTGAGCTATTCAATTATGTAGAGAGTGAGCTTTTGGCCATAGAGTCACAAATGGCCGAAACGCCCTTGGCCTATGGAAGGGCAGATCGAGCTGCTGGGCAAATGCTTCTCGCCAAACTGTATTTGAACGCAGAGGTCTACACCGGAACCCAGCGTTATGCCGATGCCCTTACTTTTATCACAAGGGTCATTGAAGATGGTGGTCATATATTGGATTCTGATTTCGTAAGACTGTTTTCCGCAGACAACAACACCTCTTCAGAAATCATATTCCCAATATTGGCCGATGCCGTGGTAAGCCAGAGCTTTGGAAACACCACTTACTTGGTCAATGGCAGTTTAAGTACCGAGACCATGGACCCCAATGATTTTGGGGCATTACAGGGTTGGACGGGCCATCGCTCTTCCCAAAACTGGTATGGTCTTTTTGGTTCAAGTGCCATTGCCTTGGCCAATTCCAACGATGTTAGAGCTTCTCTGTTTTGGACGGATGGCCATAACTTTGAAATGAATGACTATAGAACCTGGACAGATGGTTTTCCTTCGACCAAGTTCAGAAATACCAATGCGGATGGGTCGGGCAGTTCTACTGACTTCTCAAGTACCGATTTCCCCCTTTTCCGTTTGGCCGATGCGTATCTTATGTATGCTGAATGCGTTCTGAGAGATGGTGGGGGTGATATAAACACCGCTTTGGGGTATGTAAACGCCATACGATCTAGGGCCGGTGCTGATGCGATAACCACCTCTGAGCTTACCTTGGACTTCATTCTTGATGAAAGGGCCCGGGAACTCAATTTTGAAGGGCATCGCCGCTCAGATCTCATACGCTATGGTAGGTTTACCGGCAGTTCGTATATCTGGCCATGGAAAGGCGGAGTGGCAAATGGAACTTCCATACCAGATCATTACAACCTCTACCCATTGCCCATTTCGGCCATACAGGCCAACCCCAACTTAACCCAAAATCCTGGTTTTTAA
- a CDS encoding SusC/RagA family TonB-linked outer membrane protein, with the protein MKKLQRYLILLLLAIPLWGFSQVTVTGVVTDVATGLPIPGANIIIKGTTTGTVTDFDGNYTLTANQGDVLVFSYIGFNTQEIAVTTNQLDVALQESTEQLDEVVVIGYGTTTVKDATGSVDLVTAEDFNQGVIVSADQLLVGKAPGIRITNNGGAPDSEPNIRIRSGASLSANSSPLIVIDGIPIDSRNAAGVSNPLNLINPNDIESFSVLKDASASAIYGSRASNGVIIITTKKGTSGEARFNFSSNVSFAGVTDQIDLLNGDEYIDFIDIYSDQLSRLDPNAATRLGVPVGSVSTSEPSRIITVTDENGNQIQREVFNTDWQDAIYRTAITANSDFSVRANLFNKIPFRASLGYSDIQGVVRTNDLERVTGSIKLTPMLFDDHLKIDINAKGIYTEKNAVDEEGALGNIVRYDPTKPVFDANSPFGGFYNLVSDGSAGVAGTLLGGSNPLALLNQRSRPEINRRLLANIEFDYKMHFFPELRAVLNLGTEASRARIEERFTENAISTYRQDNVNGGFVFNPGVNYEENQHITNVTSDAYLVYTKTLDNSFLRNFDVQGGYAYQNFKNDGNKVQYRYNVDTGLREVEPNPGNPNRRFYNEWNLQSFFGRANLNFFDKYLLTLSYRRDGSSLFLEDKRWGNFPAAALAWKVNEESFLEDVSFVKVLKLRLGWGQTGQSDIVDIDGVGFYPALPLFDIGGGTSQYLDGVNIYSARPFNPDLTWETTTTYNAGIDFTFFNRGQLSGSFDVFMRETEDLLVQAPVAPGQGFTNLFPQNIGSTEGEGFELSLEVAPVQSEDFYVSLNGNLAYSRTEVTDLEGLESIEAGESTIPFGTGVRLARHAVGEQVYSAWVFRQVYDDTGRPILGSFVDLNGDGQITNADRYYKALRPNWTFGFGLNVNYKNLDLAASFRGQLDGQIYNARRLTSGFIEAAIPTDAQSLTNVLDFFSGAADDRILDRLNNVQFSDYYLESAAFLRCENITLGYTFKEILEDANLKIFAAVNNAFLITDYDGQDPENFNAIDNNFYPRPRTFSLGVNFDF; encoded by the coding sequence ATGAAAAAACTACAAAGGTACTTGATACTGTTACTTTTGGCCATCCCGTTATGGGGTTTCTCACAAGTGACAGTGACGGGTGTGGTCACTGATGTTGCAACGGGTTTACCAATACCTGGTGCCAATATCATCATCAAGGGCACCACGACTGGAACGGTCACCGATTTTGATGGAAACTATACCCTAACGGCAAATCAAGGTGATGTTCTGGTATTCTCTTACATCGGTTTTAACACCCAAGAAATCGCGGTCACCACAAATCAATTGGATGTTGCCTTACAAGAATCGACCGAACAATTAGACGAGGTGGTGGTCATCGGATATGGTACCACCACGGTCAAGGACGCAACAGGCTCTGTGGATCTGGTAACCGCAGAAGACTTTAACCAAGGGGTAATCGTTTCTGCCGATCAGTTGCTTGTGGGTAAGGCGCCAGGTATACGAATTACCAACAATGGTGGTGCACCAGACTCAGAACCAAATATTAGGATTAGGAGTGGTGCCTCTTTAAGCGCCAATAGCTCTCCGCTTATCGTAATCGATGGAATCCCCATTGATTCACGAAATGCCGCTGGGGTCTCGAACCCTCTTAACCTGATCAACCCCAATGACATTGAAAGCTTTAGCGTGCTCAAAGATGCCTCTGCATCTGCCATTTATGGATCTAGGGCTTCCAACGGTGTTATTATCATTACCACAAAAAAGGGAACTTCAGGTGAGGCCAGGTTCAATTTCTCATCAAATGTATCCTTTGCCGGGGTAACCGATCAGATCGATTTATTGAATGGGGATGAATATATAGACTTTATAGACATTTATAGCGATCAACTTTCCAGATTGGATCCGAATGCGGCCACGCGTTTGGGCGTTCCGGTGGGATCGGTATCTACCAGTGAACCCAGTCGAATAATCACCGTTACTGATGAAAATGGCAACCAAATTCAAAGGGAAGTGTTCAATACAGATTGGCAAGATGCCATTTACAGAACGGCAATAACCGCAAATAGTGATTTTAGTGTGCGCGCCAATCTGTTCAACAAAATTCCATTCAGGGCATCTTTGGGGTATAGCGATATTCAAGGGGTGGTACGTACCAATGATCTGGAAAGGGTGACCGGCTCCATTAAATTGACCCCTATGCTGTTTGATGACCATCTCAAAATAGACATCAATGCCAAAGGAATCTATACCGAAAAAAATGCAGTGGATGAAGAAGGGGCCCTGGGCAACATAGTACGCTACGATCCCACCAAACCGGTTTTTGATGCCAATTCCCCTTTTGGAGGCTTTTACAACTTGGTATCTGATGGCTCTGCAGGGGTGGCCGGCACTTTGCTCGGAGGTAGCAACCCACTGGCACTCCTCAACCAACGGTCTAGACCTGAGATCAACCGAAGGTTATTGGCCAATATCGAATTTGACTATAAAATGCACTTTTTTCCCGAACTACGGGCCGTCTTGAATTTAGGAACGGAAGCTTCAAGGGCACGTATTGAAGAGCGTTTTACAGAGAATGCCATCTCTACCTACAGGCAAGACAACGTGAATGGCGGCTTTGTGTTCAACCCCGGGGTGAACTATGAAGAAAACCAACATATCACCAACGTTACCTCAGATGCATACCTGGTGTATACCAAAACATTGGACAATAGTTTTTTGCGCAATTTTGATGTGCAAGGGGGTTATGCCTACCAAAACTTTAAAAACGATGGCAACAAAGTACAGTATCGCTACAACGTCGATACCGGGCTTCGGGAAGTAGAACCCAATCCGGGTAATCCCAACCGTCGTTTTTACAATGAATGGAACCTTCAGTCTTTCTTTGGGCGGGCCAACCTTAACTTCTTTGACAAATATCTGCTTACCCTATCGTATAGACGTGACGGGTCTTCCCTGTTTTTAGAGGACAAACGTTGGGGTAACTTCCCTGCCGCTGCATTGGCATGGAAGGTGAACGAGGAGAGTTTCTTGGAGGATGTTTCCTTCGTCAAAGTATTGAAGCTACGCTTGGGCTGGGGACAGACAGGGCAGTCAGACATTGTTGATATTGATGGAGTTGGGTTCTATCCAGCACTGCCGCTCTTTGATATAGGCGGCGGTACCAGCCAATATTTGGATGGGGTGAACATCTATTCAGCCAGGCCCTTTAATCCCGATCTCACCTGGGAAACCACTACCACCTATAATGCAGGTATTGATTTCACCTTTTTTAATCGCGGGCAACTGAGTGGGTCTTTTGACGTCTTTATGAGAGAGACCGAAGACCTATTGGTACAGGCTCCTGTGGCCCCTGGGCAAGGCTTTACCAACCTATTCCCACAAAACATCGGCTCTACCGAAGGAGAAGGTTTTGAATTGTCTCTTGAAGTGGCCCCCGTGCAGAGTGAAGATTTTTACGTAAGCCTGAACGGTAATTTGGCCTACAGTAGAACAGAGGTGACCGATCTGGAAGGTTTGGAAAGTATTGAAGCAGGAGAATCAACCATCCCCTTTGGAACGGGCGTTCGTCTGGCCAGGCATGCGGTTGGGGAACAAGTATATTCCGCATGGGTATTCCGCCAAGTGTATGACGACACCGGAAGGCCTATATTGGGTTCTTTTGTCGACTTAAACGGAGACGGGCAGATTACTAATGCAGATAGATACTATAAGGCGCTTCGCCCTAATTGGACCTTTGGTTTCGGATTGAATGTGAATTATAAGAATTTAGACTTGGCAGCTAGTTTTAGAGGTCAACTGGATGGGCAGATATACAATGCCAGACGTTTGACTTCGGGCTTTATAGAAGCGGCCATACCGACAGACGCCCAAAGTTTGACCAATGTCTTGGATTTCTTTTCTGGTGCAGCGGACGACAGGATACTCGACAGATTGAACAATGTGCAATTTTCCGACTATTATCTGGAAAGCGCCGCATTTCTGCGCTGTGAAAATATCACATTAGGTTATACCTTTAAGGAAATTCTTGAGGATGCCAACCTGAAAATCTTCGCAGCGGTCAACAATGCATTCCTTATTACGGATTATGATGGGCAGGATCCGGAGAATTTTAATGCCATTGACAATAATTTTTATCCAAGGCCCCGAACTTTTTCCCTTGGTGTCAATTTTGATTTTTAA
- a CDS encoding LacI family DNA-binding transcriptional regulator has product MKPKMTLKKIAKELDVSISTVSKALKDDKNVSQETREKIQAFAKFYNYRPNNIALSLKNQRTKTIGLIIPDIVHHFFAKVIAGAEQAANARGYIVVIGVSNESFEKEVINMEMMVNGSVDGFVVSIAKETLLLRDYHHLNEIISQGMPIVLFDRVVDEVECDKIIVDDKEAAKNATQQLIDDNRGNILLLTTLDHINIGRERTKGYLEALQQNQIETRSELVLKIQDNANEEEQEKVIEAHINRLMDGGTKIDAIFGVNEMYAVAALNVIRKLDLKVPEDLSVISFSNGVLSKYSRPKLTTVDQHGVDLGVASVNTLIDRLEEKVDEDAFFTKVIKTDLIKRESTF; this is encoded by the coding sequence ATGAAGCCCAAGATGACTTTGAAAAAAATTGCAAAAGAATTGGATGTGTCTATTTCTACGGTTTCCAAAGCATTGAAAGATGACAAAAATGTAAGTCAAGAAACCCGCGAAAAAATCCAGGCTTTCGCCAAGTTCTACAACTATAGGCCCAACAATATAGCTTTGAGCCTGAAGAACCAACGAACCAAGACCATAGGGCTCATTATACCCGATATCGTGCACCATTTTTTTGCAAAGGTCATAGCAGGAGCAGAGCAGGCAGCCAATGCCAGGGGCTACATTGTGGTCATTGGGGTGTCAAATGAATCTTTTGAGAAAGAGGTCATCAATATGGAAATGATGGTCAATGGCAGTGTTGATGGTTTTGTGGTATCCATTGCCAAAGAAACGTTGCTTTTACGGGATTATCACCACCTCAATGAGATCATCAGCCAAGGCATGCCCATTGTACTTTTTGATAGGGTCGTTGATGAAGTGGAATGTGATAAGATAATTGTTGATGACAAGGAAGCGGCGAAAAATGCCACCCAGCAGTTGATCGATGATAATAGGGGAAACATTCTTTTGCTCACTACTTTAGACCATATCAATATCGGAAGGGAACGTACAAAGGGCTATTTGGAAGCATTGCAGCAAAACCAAATCGAAACAAGATCTGAACTTGTGCTTAAAATACAAGATAATGCCAATGAAGAAGAACAAGAAAAGGTAATAGAGGCCCACATCAATAGATTAATGGATGGCGGAACAAAAATCGATGCCATTTTTGGGGTCAATGAAATGTACGCGGTGGCGGCTTTGAACGTGATTCGAAAATTGGATCTCAAAGTGCCGGAAGACCTCTCGGTAATCAGTTTTTCAAATGGGGTGCTTTCCAAATATTCCCGACCGAAATTGACAACGGTCGATCAACATGGCGTGGACTTGGGCGTAGCCTCGGTGAACACGCTGATCGATAGATTGGAGGAGAAAGTTGATGAAGATGCTTTTTTCACCAAGGTCATCAAGACAGATCTCATTAAAAGGGAATCTACTTTCTGA
- a CDS encoding glycoside hydrolase family 65 protein: MNQDYIKPDEWSIIEEGFDKNLVKSSESLFSIGNGAMGQRANFEETYTGPTFQGSYIAGVYYPDKTRVGWWKNGYPEYFAKVLNAPNWIGIDIEIDGVALDLNTCSQVSDYRRELNMKEGWYRRSFTATLPNEAQVKVVATRFLSLKFDEIGAIEYTVEVLNKDVNVKAIPYLDSGIKNEDSNWDDQFWNTTAVSFKDNRAFIEAHTMKTNFATCTFMMAMAQANGKQIKASESETTETKASLLFETPIEKGGRFSLTKYGGYAVARNHDKNELVDAANKVLDEVSSLGFDGLLETQKKAWAEIWQMSDITIEGDVKAQQGIRFNIFQLNQTYLGTDSRLNIGPKGFTGEKYGGSTYWDTEAYCIPFYMATKNQEVARKLLKYRYNHLEKAIENAEKLGFENGAALYPMVTMNGEECHNEWEITFEEIHRNGAIAFAIYNYFRYTGDYTYIPEMGLEVLIGIARFWYQRANFSEQKEQYVILGVTGPNEYENNVNNNWYTNYIAKWCIDYALEQLDKVEEGYPDDYERIIGKTHLTETETDRWSAVAKNMYFPFSEKLDVFLQQDGFLDKELIKVSDLPKSERPLNQKWSWDRILRSPYIKQADTLQGFYFFEDHFSTEELQKHFDFYEPFTVHESSLSPCVHSIQAAKLGRMDQAYQFYLRTSRLDLDDYNKEVEEGLHITSMAGTWMSIVEGFAGMRVIEDKLNFTPQLPEQWSSYSFKINFRNRILKVTVTKEGSSYELTGNEEMSIRVNGERVVLTPTEIVET, encoded by the coding sequence ATGAACCAAGATTATATCAAACCCGATGAATGGTCGATTATAGAGGAAGGCTTTGACAAAAACCTTGTCAAATCTTCTGAAAGCCTTTTCAGTATCGGAAACGGTGCCATGGGCCAGCGAGCCAATTTTGAAGAAACCTATACCGGGCCCACTTTTCAAGGAAGCTACATAGCGGGAGTCTATTACCCTGATAAGACCCGTGTGGGTTGGTGGAAGAATGGCTATCCTGAATACTTTGCCAAAGTCTTGAACGCCCCGAATTGGATTGGGATCGATATCGAAATCGATGGTGTTGCGTTAGATTTGAACACTTGTTCGCAAGTAAGCGATTACCGCCGTGAGCTCAATATGAAAGAAGGTTGGTACCGAAGAAGTTTCACCGCTACCCTACCAAACGAAGCTCAGGTAAAGGTGGTGGCCACCCGCTTTTTAAGCCTAAAATTTGATGAAATAGGAGCCATTGAATATACCGTCGAGGTGTTGAACAAAGATGTAAATGTAAAAGCGATTCCCTATTTAGACAGTGGAATCAAAAACGAAGACAGTAACTGGGACGACCAGTTCTGGAATACCACTGCTGTTTCCTTTAAAGACAATCGAGCTTTTATCGAGGCCCATACCATGAAGACCAACTTTGCCACCTGTACCTTCATGATGGCCATGGCGCAAGCAAATGGCAAACAGATAAAGGCATCCGAATCTGAAACAACAGAGACCAAAGCTTCATTGCTATTTGAGACGCCAATCGAAAAAGGCGGGCGATTCAGCTTGACCAAGTATGGTGGTTATGCCGTTGCTAGAAACCATGACAAGAACGAATTGGTAGATGCGGCCAACAAAGTTCTAGATGAGGTTTCTTCCCTTGGTTTCGACGGTTTGCTCGAAACCCAAAAAAAGGCATGGGCAGAAATATGGCAGATGAGCGATATCACCATCGAAGGTGATGTAAAGGCCCAACAGGGCATTCGCTTTAATATCTTTCAGTTGAACCAGACATACTTGGGCACCGATTCGAGGCTCAATATTGGGCCAAAAGGATTCACGGGCGAAAAATATGGTGGAAGCACTTACTGGGATACCGAAGCCTATTGTATTCCTTTTTATATGGCCACCAAAAACCAAGAAGTGGCCCGAAAACTACTCAAGTATCGCTACAACCATCTTGAAAAGGCCATAGAGAATGCCGAAAAACTTGGTTTTGAGAATGGGGCGGCACTGTACCCCATGGTCACCATGAATGGTGAAGAGTGTCACAACGAATGGGAAATCACTTTTGAAGAGATACATCGAAATGGGGCCATTGCCTTTGCCATTTATAACTATTTCCGCTACACGGGCGATTATACTTACATTCCTGAAATGGGCCTTGAAGTTCTTATCGGTATCGCCCGGTTTTGGTATCAAAGGGCCAATTTCTCAGAGCAAAAGGAGCAATATGTGATTTTGGGAGTTACCGGCCCCAATGAATATGAGAACAATGTCAACAACAATTGGTACACGAATTATATCGCCAAGTGGTGTATCGACTACGCGCTTGAACAACTTGATAAAGTAGAAGAAGGGTACCCCGATGATTACGAACGCATCATTGGTAAGACCCATTTGACAGAAACGGAGACCGATAGGTGGTCAGCAGTGGCGAAGAACATGTATTTTCCCTTCTCAGAAAAGTTGGACGTCTTTTTACAGCAAGACGGTTTCTTGGATAAAGAATTGATCAAGGTCTCTGACCTGCCAAAATCAGAACGCCCGCTCAACCAAAAATGGAGTTGGGATCGTATTCTTCGCTCCCCTTACATTAAACAAGCCGATACGTTACAAGGGTTCTATTTTTTTGAAGATCACTTCTCGACAGAAGAATTGCAGAAGCACTTCGATTTTTACGAACCGTTCACCGTACATGAATCTTCACTGTCACCCTGTGTACATAGTATTCAAGCCGCAAAACTGGGAAGGATGGACCAAGCGTACCAATTCTATCTAAGAACATCTCGCCTTGATCTTGACGATTACAACAAAGAGGTAGAAGAAGGACTTCATATCACCTCTATGGCCGGCACATGGATGAGCATCGTAGAGGGTTTTGCCGGAATGCGGGTGATTGAAGATAAACTCAATTTCACGCCCCAGCTCCCAGAACAATGGAGCTCTTACTCATTCAAGATCAACTTCAGAAACCGCATTCTTAAAGTCACTGTGACCAAAGAAGGATCTTCTTATGAATTGACCGGAAATGAGGAAATGTCGATTAGAGTGAATGGCGAACGGGTCGTTTTGACGCCAACAGAAATTGTAGAGACATGA
- a CDS encoding glycoside hydrolase family 13 protein, whose amino-acid sequence MKRLPYIILFLLGSAGVQPAFSQIERIEPPNWWVGFKQDTLQLLVKAEGLSDYVPAIKKEGVRLIRASRADSPNYLFLDLIITKDAQPGTFDIEFVPKKGKKLVFSYELKQREQSAEDFDGFDSSDVIYLITPDRFANGNPKNDIVKTLKETDIDRSHDYKRHGGDIQGIIDHLDYIEDMGFTAIWSCPLLTNDMRQSSYHGYAMTDFYEVDPRFGTLEDYKKLSVEAAKKGIKLVMDQVANHCGSEHWWMKDLPFADWINFQKNYEVGNEAIRTNHKRTVNQDIYASISDRRLMEEGWFVSAMPDLNQNNPFMAKYIIQNSIWWVETAQLSGIRQDTYPYPNKKFMSDWAKAIIDEYPNFNIVGEEWSTNPLLIGYWQQGAKNADGYESNLPTTMDFAMQTTLVQALTQDENWDTGLIRLYEGLANDFYYPDPKSILFFGDNHDMSRIHTQLDLDVDLTKMAMAYVLSVPRIPQVYYGTEILMEDSEKPGDHGLIRSDFPGGWDGDAVNAFTGEGLSPEQKDMQSYLKKILNYRRGASVVHSGKTKHFGPHEGIYALFRYNDEETLLLVLNKNTASVELSLDRFAEMDIEGKTAKNIIAEESMTLGDKLILQPKSALLLSIKN is encoded by the coding sequence ATGAAAAGACTACCCTATATAATCCTCTTTTTGCTTGGGTCTGCAGGTGTGCAACCCGCATTTTCACAAATAGAAAGAATCGAGCCCCCTAACTGGTGGGTGGGCTTCAAACAAGATACCCTTCAACTTTTGGTAAAGGCTGAGGGCCTTAGTGATTATGTGCCTGCCATTAAGAAAGAGGGCGTGAGACTGATAAGGGCCTCGAGGGCCGATAGCCCCAACTACCTTTTTTTAGACCTGATAATCACCAAAGATGCCCAGCCCGGTACATTTGACATTGAATTTGTGCCCAAAAAGGGTAAGAAACTCGTCTTTTCCTATGAATTGAAGCAAAGGGAACAAAGTGCCGAAGACTTTGATGGTTTTGACAGCTCAGATGTCATCTACCTCATAACGCCCGACCGTTTTGCCAATGGCAATCCCAAAAATGATATTGTGAAGACCTTGAAGGAAACCGATATCGATCGATCACATGACTACAAGCGTCACGGGGGAGACATTCAGGGCATCATCGACCATTTAGATTATATCGAAGACATGGGCTTTACCGCTATTTGGTCATGTCCGTTGCTGACAAACGATATGCGCCAATCGTCGTATCATGGTTATGCCATGACCGATTTTTACGAGGTGGATCCACGTTTCGGTACCCTAGAAGACTATAAGAAGTTGTCGGTCGAAGCGGCCAAGAAAGGTATCAAGCTGGTTATGGATCAAGTGGCCAACCACTGTGGAAGCGAGCACTGGTGGATGAAAGACCTGCCCTTTGCCGATTGGATCAATTTTCAAAAGAACTACGAAGTTGGCAATGAAGCCATTCGTACCAACCATAAGCGAACGGTCAATCAAGATATCTACGCTTCCATAAGCGATCGACGATTGATGGAAGAAGGGTGGTTTGTGTCCGCTATGCCCGACCTCAACCAAAACAATCCCTTTATGGCCAAGTACATCATCCAGAACAGTATTTGGTGGGTAGAAACCGCCCAACTTTCAGGGATCAGGCAAGATACCTATCCCTATCCCAACAAAAAATTCATGTCTGATTGGGCCAAGGCGATTATTGATGAATACCCCAATTTTAACATTGTGGGTGAAGAATGGAGCACCAATCCGTTGTTGATCGGCTATTGGCAACAAGGGGCCAAAAATGCCGATGGGTATGAATCAAACTTGCCCACTACCATGGATTTTGCCATGCAGACTACCTTGGTACAGGCATTGACCCAAGATGAAAATTGGGACACTGGGTTGATTCGATTATATGAAGGATTGGCCAATGATTTTTATTACCCCGATCCCAAATCGATTTTATTTTTTGGGGACAATCACGATATGAGCCGTATTCACACCCAATTGGATCTAGATGTCGATCTGACCAAAATGGCCATGGCCTACGTTTTGAGCGTTCCCAGGATTCCACAAGTTTATTATGGTACCGAAATTTTGATGGAAGATTCAGAAAAACCCGGTGATCACGGGCTGATTCGAAGCGATTTTCCCGGCGGATGGGATGGTGATGCCGTTAATGCCTTTACAGGTGAGGGACTTTCCCCTGAACAAAAAGATATGCAGTCGTATCTCAAGAAAATACTTAATTACCGAAGGGGTGCCTCGGTAGTCCATAGTGGAAAAACCAAACATTTTGGGCCCCACGAAGGTATTTATGCGCTATTTCGATACAATGATGAAGAGACTTTACTATTGGTCTTGAACAAGAATACGGCTTCGGTGGAATTATCACTAGATCGATTTGCCGAAATGGACATTGAAGGAAAAACAGCAAAAAATATCATTGCAGAAGAAAGTATGACCCTTGGGGACAAGTTGATCTTACAACCCAAATCAGCTTTGTTATTGTCCATCAAAAACTAA